The genome window AAGATCGCGCTCGCCATAAACCTTCGCAGCTTTCCGGTGGGCAGCAACAAAGGGTTGCCATAGCCAGGGCGCTGATTACGAATCCGGATATTCTTTTGGTTGACGAACCGACAGGCAACTTGGATGTGCCGACAGGCAAGGAAATCATGAGTATCTTGAAGGAGATAAATGAGAAATGGCGAACGACCATAGTGATGGTTACCCATAATCCGGATTTTGTGAATGAAGGGAACAAAGTCCTTTACATGGAAGACGGGAAAATTATCAAAGAGGTGCACAATCAGAAAGTTGCAGAAATTGCCAATCCGGAAGAGCCGCGAAGCAAAAATGTGAGAATTCATGCCGGGCATTTAGGAATATCTGAGATCTTGCGCCTTTCTGGAATCCATTTTTTAAGCAAAGGGCTTAGGGCTTTTTTGACTACTTTGGGCGTTGCCATGGGTGTCGGCTCGATCGTTGCCCTAGTTTCTTTGGGAATCGGTTTGCAGAAAATTACGTCAAATCAGCTAGCTTCGCTCGATATGTTAGTTTCGATTGGCGTAAGCCCAGTCAAAGATTCTAGTATCAAGCTTGATGATGAATCTCTGGGTAAAATCGCGGCAATAAAAAACATCAGCATTGTAAGCCCTGAAATCGCAATGCCTGCCAAAATTACAATCGGATCTTCAACTTCTGAAATTGTGATAAACGGATTGAAGCCAGACACTTTGGATTTCGAGAATGTGAGCCTGATTTCTGGATCAAAGTATTCTGATTCGGCCGGTTTAATAATTTCCAAATCTACTGCCAAACTCTTTGGTGGCGATCCTCAAACATTCATTGGAAAAGATGCCAAAATTTCACTAATTGTCATAGGAGATGACCCCAGCGATTTAACAGGAGCCAAGATTGTCGAGATGAATGAAAAGATTGTTGGA of Patescibacteria group bacterium contains these proteins:
- a CDS encoding ABC transporter permease, whose product is DRARHKPSQLSGGQQQRVAIARALITNPDILLVDEPTGNLDVPTGKEIMSILKEINEKWRTTIVMVTHNPDFVNEGNKVLYMEDGKIIKEVHNQKVAEIANPEEPRSKNVRIHAGHLGISEILRLSGIHFLSKGLRAFLTTLGVAMGVGSIVALVSLGIGLQKITSNQLASLDMLVSIGVSPVKDSSIKLDDESLGKIAAIKNISIVSPEIAMPAKITIGSSTSEIVINGLKPDTLDFENVSLISGSKYSDSAGLIISKSTAKLFGGDPQTFIGKDAKISLIVIGDDPSDLTGAKIVEMNEKIVGVSADESAAAAYISLARLMNATTQPSYNSLKVKVDDRTNVEQVKSSIEKLGFSTSSVVDLVDRVDKVFLITQIALGIIGGVALIIALIGIINIMTVALLERTHEVGILKAIGASNLDIRRIFEYEVLMYGLVGAIFGVFGAWGLGELINNAIGYLMKVSEIPGSIRLFDTPFSFAAEMVVLTILASLLGGWYPSKKASRLSPAEALRYE